A region from the Aphis gossypii isolate Hap1 chromosome 1, ASM2018417v2, whole genome shotgun sequence genome encodes:
- the LOC114128816 gene encoding ribonuclease P protein subunit p40-like — protein sequence MIEPELFNFKPPLNKHVYVQKRWDKLLENIDECGLTHSISVVLPDTIFIPSYIENIFTENGQYYLIKNVTLCSLIDPGFITSFVKNGNVYAISLNTHIDAEDCISITNSNLLQMSLIQSSYQSICLPVKDSKITLDLKALKFSSKSYQRIKESFERFQTKFDMLVCWESNDDDVCPSSIASYFNKNGFECQECNPRSITSRKYNMTIPTGTDDFGLLDTWLSYFSLDIKIDDKIPSILPDGKLTKSNSRNVGQVTEIVWTGFFNNQKVKLLLEKFREFQEKEGKIYWIAIHLEPFSNSPYPCTHRTIILNPDEKYSVSYCTKCKKC from the exons atgATCGAGCCGgaattgtttaatttcaaaccGCCTTTAAATAAACATGTGTATGTTCAAAAGCGTTGGGATAAATTACTAGAAAATATTGACGAATGCGGACTCACCCATtct atttCGGTCGTTTTGCCGGACACGATTTTCATTCCaagttatattgaaaatatatttactgaaaATGGTCAATACTAcctgattaaaaatgttacccTATGCTCATTAATAGATCCTGGATTTATCACGTCTTTTGTGAAAaacg gTAATGTTTATGCAATATCTCTGAATACTCATATTGATGCTGAAGACtgtatttcaataacaaatagTAATTTACTACAAATGTCTTTAATTCAATCATCCTATCAGAGTATATGTCTACCAGTAAAAGACTCAA aaattacatTGGATTTGAAAGCATTAAAATTCAGTAGTAAATCCTATCAACGGATCAAGGAGAGTTTTGAACGTTTTCAGACTAAGTTTGACATGCTTGTTTGCTGGGAATCCAATG atgATGATGTATGTCCTTCATCAATagcttcatattttaataaaaatggattTGAATGTCAAGAATGTAATCCACGATCAATTACAagcagaaaatataatatgaccatCCCAACAGGCACTGATGATTTTGGACTTCTAGATACTtggttatcatatttttccttagatataaaaat cGATGATAAAATACCCAGTATTTTACCTGATGGAAAGTTAACGAAATCAAACTCTCGCAATGTTGGTCAAGTAACTGAAATTGTGTGGACAgggttttttaataatcaaaaagttAAACTCTTGTTAGAGAAATTCAg ggAATTTCAGGAAAAAGAAGGGAAGATATACTGGATAGCAATTCATTTGGAACCTTTTTCAAACTCACCATATCCATGCACTCAtcgaacaattatattaaatcccgatgaaaaatattctgtttctTATTgcacaaaatgtaaaaaatgttga
- the LOC126554062 gene encoding protein KTI12 homolog: protein MPLILMVGLPSSGKTTRAREIQKYFTEQHKEVILISDNEIISKMNMDKNVLYLEMKKEKDLRSKLHSDALKSLTKENVVILDSGNFIKGFRYELYCSSKSLSTPKCLVVCDISTEKAWELNERRPEQEKYVRKTFNDLVMRYEEPNHSNRWDSPLINLQLDDTLPGEDIRKAIFEVAAPVPNQSTINAPLNSSSYLYDLDQKTQEVINSIIQLKKQGVEGENIELVDYEGKYLNKLDKSISLVQLAKSRKQFLSYAKSHVSVTNDQSNIVNMFIQFLNNTVTC, encoded by the exons ATGCCTTTAATATTGATGGTTGGTTTACCAAGTAGTGGCAAGACGACAAGAGCTCGTGAAATTCAGAAATATTTCACTGAACAGCACAAAGAAGTTATTTTGATATctgataatgaaataatttcaaaaatgaatatggacaagaatgttttgtatttag aaaTGAAGAAAGAAAAAGATCTCCGGTCAAAGTTGCATTCTGATGCATTGaa GAGTTTAACCAAAgaaaatgttgtaatattgGATTCtggaaattttataaaag gATTTAGATATGAATTGTATTGTTCTTCTAAAAGTTTGAGTACACCAAAGTGCTTAGTTGTATGTGATATTTCGACTGAAAAAGCTTGGGAGCTAAATGAACGCAGACCTgaacaagaaaaatatgttagaaaaacatttaatgatcTTGTTATGAGATACGAAGAACCAAATCATTCAAATAG ATGGGATTCACCattgataaatttacaattggaTGACACTTTGCCTGGCGAAGATATTCGAAAAGCTATTTTTGAAGTTGCTGCTCCTGTACCAAATCAATCAACAATAAAT GCTCCATTAAATTCCAGTTCATATTTGTATGATTTAGATCAAAAAACACAAGAAGTAATTAAC TCAATTATACAGTTGAAGAAACAAGGTGTGGAAggagaaaatattgaattagtaGATTATGaaggaaaatatttgaacaaattGGACAAAAGCATTTCATTAGTGCAGCTTGCTAAGTCTAGGAAACAGTTTCTATCATATGCCAAAAGCCACGTTTCAGTTACAAATGATCaatcaaatattgttaacATGTTTATACAATTCCTGAATAACACTGTTACTTGTtga
- the LOC126554048 gene encoding probable methylmalonate-semialdehyde dehydrogenase [acylating], mitochondrial codes for MIRSNMLKKNVFQQAIRFNATCSAIPKVPMYIDGKFVESKTNDWINVHNPATNEVISKVPKCTQSEMEHAVESSKAAFKSWSKTSVMRRQQIMFRYQEIIKANMKKLAENITKEQGKTLIDAEGDVTRGLQVVENCCNFTSSIMGESLPLVATDMDIHSYREPLGVTAGIAPFNFPAMIPLWMFPVAISCGNTFVIKPSERVPGNCMMLVEMLSEAGCPPGVVNIIHGSVDTVNFICDAPDIKAISFVGANTAGEHIFTRGSKNGKRVQSNMGAKNHGVIMPDANKTSMLNSLVGAAFGAAGQRCMALSTAVFVGEAKNWLPELKSRAENLQVNAGHIPNTDVGPVISPEAKNKIHSLIQSGIDEGAKILLDGRNISVPGYEKGNFVGPTILTDVKPHMKCYTEEIFGPVLVCLTADTLDEALDIINSNPYGNGTAIFTTNGATARKFTHEVQCGNVGVNVPIPVPLPMFSFTGTRGSFLGQNHFYGKQGYHFFTELKTVTQLWKESDATDTKAAVSMPVMR; via the exons ATGATCCGGTCCAACatgttaaaa aaaaatgtatttcaacaaGCAATTAGATTTAATGCAACATGCAGTGCCATTCCAAAAGTTCCAATGTACATTGATGGAAAGTTTGTTGaatcaaaaacaaatgattGGATCAATGTGCATAATCCTGCTACAAATGAA GTTATTTCTAAAGTACCAAAATGTACACAAAGCGAAATGGAACATGCAGTAGAATCATCCAAAGCAGCTTTTAAATCATGGTCAAAAACTTCTGTGATGAGAAGACAACAAATAATGTTTCGTTATCAGGAAATCATTAAAGCTAAtatg AAAAAATTGGCAGAGAATATAACTAAAGAACAAGGCAAAACATTGATTGATGCAGAAGGAGATGTAACTCGTGGGCTGC AGGTTGTTGAAAATTGTTGCAATTTTACCAGTTCAATTATGGGTGAATCTTTACCATTAGTAGCTACTGATATGGACATACATTCCTATCGCGAGCCTCTTGGAGTGACTGCTGGTATTGCTCCATTTAATTTTCCTGCAATGATACCCTTATGGATGTTTCCTGTTGCAATTTCTTGTGGAAACACATTTGTTATTAAG cctTCAGAAAGAGTACCTGGTAATTGTATGATGCTTGTTGAAATGTTATCGGAAGCTGGCTGCCCACCTGGTGTTGTGAACATTATTCATGGAAGTGTAGATACTGTGAACTTTATCTGTGATGCACCAGATATTAAAGCAATTTCATTTGTTGGTGCAAACACTGCG GGTGAACATATATTTACCCGAGGTTCTAAAAATGGTAAAAGAGTACAAAGTAATATGGGTGCAAAAAATCATGGTGTCATAATGCCTGATGCAAACAAAACTAGCATGTTGAACTCATTAGTTGGAGCTGCATTTGGAGCAGCTGGACAACGGTGTATGGCATTAAGTACTGCTGTGTTTGTTGGTGAAGCTAAAAATTGGCTTCCTGAATTGAAAAGTCGTGCTGAAAATTTACAAGTCAATGCtg gCCATATTCCAAATACTGATGTTGGCCCAGTTATATCACCcgaagcaaaaaataaaatccacaGTTTAATTCAATCTGGTATTGACGAGGGAGCTAAAATTCTTTTGGACGGAAGAAACATAAGTGTGCCCGGCTATGAAAAAGGAAATTTTGTTGGACCGACTATTCTTACAGATGTGAAG CCACATATGAAATGTTATACCGAAGAAATATTTGGACCAGTCTTGGTATGCTTGACTGCTGATACTTTAGATGAAGCATTAGACATTATTAACTCAAACCCATATGGTAATGGTACAGCTATATTTACTACAAATGGAGCAACAGCTAGAAAGTTTACTCATGAAGTCCAATGTGGCAAT gtTGGTGTAAATGTTCCTATCCCAGTTCCATTGCCAATGTTTTCATTTACTGGTACACGAGGCTCATTTTTGGGACAAAATCATTTCTACGGCAAACAG ggTTACCACTTTTTCACGGAATTGAAAACGGTTACACAGCTTTGGAAAGAATCTGATGCCACAGACACCAAAGCAGCCGTATCTATGCCTGTGAtgcgataa
- the LOC114128331 gene encoding protein starmaker-like — MKRMTVGCKLWLLVVVCVAFLYQDGPQGNGVLCAVKKHDSQSDEGSYPDVTDEDVDDDQDDDDGQNDSDDHSGNTSDGENSHGGTSDDDDGDTDVDDDDDEDHSESNYDKDESHGKNKNKHETNKKSHKGKRRQDHDDDDDGKDIEDDGFDGEAALDEDGEEDKQHCKKNKKSKKNVIAEMKITTTTTITGKPKDILKFLNNGVQPYKPAALDFKKKSSSNLLKEIEGILNKDSKPNKSKSRSKSKSKKESEEDLTEFIRNIVKEGIKKKSSKKMDKDKILITLVKSVLDVLKDSS; from the exons atGAAAAGAATGACTGTTGGCTGTAAACTGTGGCTATTAGTCGTGGTGTGCGTAGCGTTTTTATATCAAGATGGTCCCCAAGGCAATGGGGTGTTATGTGCTGTAAAAAAACACGACTCTCAATCTGACGAAGGATCGTATCCAGATGTAACGGACGAAGACGTCGATGACGATCAAGATGACGATGACGGACAGAACGATTCTGATGATCACAGTGGTAATACCAGTGATGGGGAAAACAGTCATGGAGGAACtagtgatgatgatgatggtgATACGGATGTTGATGATGATGACGATGAAGATCATAGCGAATCGAATTATGATAAAGACGAGAGTcacggaaaaaataaaaataaacatgaaactaataaaaaatcacacaAAGGTAAACGTCGCCAGGATCATGATGATGACGATGATGGCAAAGACATTGAAGACGATGGTTTTGATGGAGAAGCTGCCTTAGACGAAGATGGGGAGGAAGACAAACAGCACTGCAAGAAAAACAAGAAATCtaagaaaaatgtaatcgCAGAAATGAAGATAACAACAACGACGACCATTACAGGAAAACCTAAGGATATCCTAAAATTCCTTAATAatg gtGTACAACCATATAAACCAGCTGCTTtggatttcaaaaaaaaatcaagttctAATCTTTTAAAAGAGATTgaaggtattttaaataaagattcTAAACCAAACAAAAGCAAAAGTAGAAGCAAAAGCAAGAGCAAAAAAGAATCAGAAGAGGATTTGACGGAATTCATAAGAAACATTGTTAAGGAgggtataaagaaaaaaagttcaaaaaaaatggataaagATAAg atattaatAACTCTAGTGAAGTCAGTATTAGATGTATTGAAAGATTCGTCATAG